The genomic stretch acttggtcaatgtcttggataagacatcacaccctgaatgtgtaagtagatcatatcgtagattaccaaatcagtgaaaatccaatgcactgacttaatcttaagacttgttcttttgaacatataattacaattataatccagtGTGACTacttagtcactataattgtaactatttatatgttccggattttataaatgtttgtattattctaataatcatgtaataaaacaagcaagcaacacagttatcaaactaaatgatttatattaacaatataaaatcaCGTTACATGTCCGttataattttataaaggatAAAACCCAACATGAGTCTACTAGTATCAAAacctaaccaaaaaaaaaaaagtattttactCCTTAAAGCAACTCCAATAGAAAAAGCCATTTGTGTGTAGAACTAACATCAAAATGAAAAATTTGTACCATATTTTTTTCATCATTCCAACAACAACActaaaaattacaccaaaaaatatatttgttattattttaCTAACTAAATTTATAccacaaataatatatatataaagttataaaatattaatttaaaaataaaaaagactgTGTTATTGCTATTGGATTTGCCCTTAGAGATGCAATTCAATTTATTAAGTTGTAGTAGGTCATCTCTATGTCCATGCCTACACTATCGGTGGTATAATTTacataattaatataaataaataaaaaaaaatgcccCCACTTGTGAAATAATTGGTAGATTTGATACAGTTGTCTATATTATATAACTTTTCCTCTCCAGGTAGTATATTTGATAGATTTTTAGttggttttattttttattttttatgacaaTATTGATTACATATTTTATTTAGAAGGTAttttatgaaaaaatatatatatattcttctaTTCGTACCTTTTACCTTTTCCTATGTATATTAAATGGTGTCACaatcatataaatattttttatacttCTTTGCACGTTATAACGTTTGAAATTAAAGGATCTTATCTTATGAATGAACTAATGGCTAAGAAAGGCAGAATTGGAACATGAAATAGAAAATTGATATGGGTCCACCGTCCACTTCATAGGGTGATACAGAGACAGAAAATGATGCATCCACTGTGAAAATAGAAAATTCTTGTTGGTGTATATAAAACCTTCTCATTTTTCTTATTTCTCATCATCAACACTggactaatattaattattcaattgtGTGTACACTTctaaatatatgtaataattttaCTCCAAGTCAAATGTTTGGTATGTATTTTGTCTTCCCTACGTTATTGTTTAGTCATCAAAGTCTCACCATTGATCACAATTCGAAACACTGCtgaaaaaaaaaaggtgaaaaTGTTGTAACATTATATGACTTTGACCTCATGCTAATCATTTCAATCTAATGTATTTCGGTTTGTTGTATATATGGACTAGCTTGAAAATCACTTTTAGTAAAAAGTTCTGTTCTTGACCACATTTGTTGATGTTCCCTGGCAAAATTATCACACTCAACACTAAATGCTATTGAACTCGACGAGGTCTTATTTACTTTcggtggttttttttttctttttttttttttccatttttcgtGATAACataaaaagtaatgaaaagaatatTGCTACAAACACTAATGGAGCCCAACACTATTTATACAGTGTTTAATGCAATTTAATATCAATACCCacgtattttaattttaaaataacacTATTTAGATATAGTTTTGAACAAGGAAAAACTATTGCTGTTTTGACAAGGGAAGGGATGTGCCATAATAATAAGGGGAAAAAAAGACCAAGGAAAGTGAATGTTAGCTTAAGCTTCAAAAGAATCCTAACTCGAGAGTCCGACATAAACAAATGCCAGTAAGAAGCTAATTGAACAAGCAAGCAACAAAAGCATAGGTCAACCATAGCAATTTGTTTGTTCCATAAGCAATTAATTAAGCAATAATAGCCATTTGTATACTTACAACCAGAGAGAGTAACAGCTCAAGTGTATGAAAACGACTCAAATCCACACATGCCGTTTTATCACGCTTTTAATATTCCTTAATCAAAACCACACAAATTTCTCTCAAGAAAACTTTATATTGAAATgaatatttctatatttattgcAAATGTAAAAAGACAAAACGATTCTAGTCAAGTTTTATTAGGGCATTCAACATTTGGTGTTTTATTAGGACCACGCAAACAagttttattatattaaagagttcaAAATGTGTTTGAAGAAGGGAAAGGGATCATCAAAGCAAGCTAAACAACAAGGGTAATGACAGACAATTCGGCTAAACCAAAGCCTGGGACCCTCGTCTTAAGATAAGCTAAAATAGATTAGTTTTGTAAATAAGTGACATTTGGCAGGAATCATAACAAGTCAAGTAACTCTATAATTGGTTTTTTAGTATCACTATCACAAATCAAATCAATTAAGACAAATGGCAAATTCAGCAGAAGAGTTCACACACCAACattcatttaaaattttattttgaatttgtacAGTAATGATATTCACAACCAAGTCAGAACAGAGTAGTCAAATGATTCACGAGCATAGTCAAGCAACAGAATTGAGGTAAACTGCATTCATATCATATCTGACTTCTGAGACAGGAAACTTTGCAGCAATTTCATTTGATACCACGCCCATAAAAAGAGGCATAGgaaaagaaaaagttaaagaaaagTGAGGATCCCACCCATGATTTTTTGACAAAGAATAGAACTTTAAGAGTTGGCATCCGTTACATACTTCACTTAACTTGGAATCAGTCTGTTACTTGTTTTTACTTGTAAACTACCCCTGACCTAGTACTGCCATTACTTCATATAACAGTTACTCAGGTTCCAAAATCATGAAATTAAGAACTATTATAAATAAGCTCTATTTCGCACTTTCTTGTAGTGGGGACTATGGTTTATTCTTTCATTTAACCAGAAAACAAGTTGCAGAACCCAACAAGAACCATAGACCCACATAAGCTATGATGGGTTTTCAGAGTCAGCAATCAAGGTTTAATCAGCAATTGATTAAGTTCTGAAAGATCCAACCTTTGAGAAAATTAATGAACCAAAAATAACTATAGAAGGTTGGTATGAGATATCAGCAAATTTGGTCATCAGTTCAATTAAAAACTCTCTGATTTTTGTGTAACACTTATTCAACTAACCATTCTTAACCTTCCCTAGTGCACACATATGATATCATACAAGAACATTGAGATCACAAAATATCAAATGAATCAATAAGGCAATAGAATAAGTTTATCAAAAGGAAAGCTATGGTGGGAGAAATTATTTTCACCCCACAAAATACACTGAGATTGATATCTTAATCAATTTGTATGAGTTTCAACTGCAGAATACAACTTATACAGGGCAAGATCAAGCGAAAATCATATTCTCTTATCCAAAACCCTTTTCAAGAAAATTTAAAAGCAAAAATTCAGAAAAATCAAAAGACATTAAAAGGGCATAATCCTTTCCTCCCTTCTTCACATCCTATACAGTTCAAttgcatatattttttttcttgcaaattttcattctttctttctttcttttcttccttcCACTAACCAGATATGAAAAATCAAAGAactaggaaaaaaaaaaaaaatgaagtgcGTAATTAAAGAATGACGAAAGAGCtgaggccataccccatttttgTGGCAATAAACTGAAACTCTTCGTAAAAATCTCTTACTTCTGTATTGATTTAGATCGCTTCTTAGCCTCGCTGTAAAGAACAACACCCAATGTCGTTACAGCAAATCCCACTATACCCATCACTGTCACGGGGTTCCTAAAGATTAAGACCGAAACGCAAGCCGCCACCGCAGCCTTGGCGTTCCCGAGCACCTGCAAAGTGAGGGCACTGGTGTGTTTGGTTACCAAGAAATTGGTCAAGTTCACCAAGTAAGCCACCGTCGCATTCCCAATCAACAAGAACACCATAAATGGATCCCCTTTGGCTTTTTCAATCGTAACACTCGCGACATTCCCTTCAATGTAAAGGGTAAAAGGAAGCAAAATCATGGCCGCCATGGGAGCCATGTAAAGCAACAAATTCATGGAATGAAGCTTCTCGGAATCGGAAGACAATAACAGACCTTGAACCACTGATTTCAAAGCTCGAGCAGCAGTCGAACTCACACAAACCAAGAACCCAAATAAGTTAAACAATGGCTCACTGTTACTAGCCAGCACAATCCCAAAAACCACAGGCAAAAGAGCCAAATACACCTCAGCCGATTCCTTCTTGCAAGTAATTACGAAAGCAAAAATGGCAGTGAAGAACGGCCCCGTAGCCCCAACGGCTTGATTAAACGACACTGGAATGTAACGAAGAGAAGTATTACCACAAACGACAGAGAAGCAGAAAATGGCGCTGAGAGCAAAGATCTTCAAGAACTGCTTGCGCGACAGAATGTGCTGCCGCGGAACGACCTCGAGGAAATTAATGGCGATGGAACTATAGAAAGCGCAGGCGATCATGTGAAGCATTGTGAGGAAGATTGGGTAACGAAAGCCATAGAAACTGAGAAGGTACTTGTTTAGTAAGAGTACTCCAATGTTAGAGAAGTACCAAGAAGCTATAATCACAGCCGTTAATACATTCGGAGAGAAGTAAGATCCAAGCCCGTACATTCCAAGACCTCCGTTCCTTACATCTCCGGTCGGCGTCGCCGGAATATCAATCGCTTGGTCTGCAATGGCGGTGGTGGTGTTGTCCAGCCTCGGATTGCTCATACGACGCGTCGTCCATGACTGTGCCTCCACCATCGCTGCCCCCTCTACTAagcttcctctctctctctctaaaactctcggattctagagagagaaacagtgtTCTGAGATTTTAAGCTCACAGATCTGAACGAAGAAATAAAAATGAGGATGAAGGTGAAGGTGACGATACGTAGCGGATCTTATCGAACGGTGGAGATTTAGATT from Humulus lupulus chromosome 5, drHumLupu1.1, whole genome shotgun sequence encodes the following:
- the LOC133778290 gene encoding probable sugar phosphate/phosphate translocator At1g12500 codes for the protein MVEAQSWTTRRMSNPRLDNTTTAIADQAIDIPATPTGDVRNGGLGMYGLGSYFSPNVLTAVIIASWYFSNIGVLLLNKYLLSFYGFRYPIFLTMLHMIACAFYSSIAINFLEVVPRQHILSRKQFLKIFALSAIFCFSVVCGNTSLRYIPVSFNQAVGATGPFFTAIFAFVITCKKESAEVYLALLPVVFGIVLASNSEPLFNLFGFLVCVSSTAARALKSVVQGLLLSSDSEKLHSMNLLLYMAPMAAMILLPFTLYIEGNVASVTIEKAKGDPFMVFLLIGNATVAYLVNLTNFLVTKHTSALTLQVLGNAKAAVAACVSVLIFRNPVTVMGIVGFAVTTLGVVLYSEAKKRSKSIQK